The region TATGATTTGAATAAGTATAGTTCTTTAGTTGCTATTAGTCATTTACTTCagttaatatttattcatatctcATGCAACACATCTCCATTTCAGTATTAAAGACAGCAATTGTTGTCTAACATTTCAGTGACTGAAAGCACTGTGTGCTGTTTATGGCACCACTCTAAACAATGAGGTTTCCATTTGGCAGTGAAAACATGATCATACAAAGACAATGCTTACATTGTATATCTTATAAAAATGATCTGCTTTGTACATATctaaaacattacattacagtataaaaaatacACTAATATTTAAGAAACAACAGTTTATGACACTTGTATAGTAGCGTCTTTATGGTTTGTTTACTGGCATCAGGGAACTTTCACTTTGGTAGaacattctcattttcactCCATTTAATGTACTAATGTACTGTCAGTACTGCAACCCTTGAGATTGTTAGTTAGCGACAGTGttcacattattattaactacttacagtatattatagaaaactaaaacttaaagggccagtgtgtagcattcagggggatctattgccgccaaatcctacacactgcgcCTTTAAAAATCCCACTAATACAAACTTTCACAGGATCCATAAAGGTGACATGGATCTTCCTAATAGTCAGTGATTAAGTAATGTAGTAGAAGAAATCAAAttagatacataaataataatttaacctGCTCTTTAGGTAATGCTCATTAGCAGAAACAGTAAATGTATAATGTAGCATTAGCCTACTATTAATAGGCAAAGGATTACATTTTAGATCATTGATACCCAGGAACAGTTGATCGGTCAGGAACTACTGACCTCATAAACATTTGACTGAAAATGATCTACCAAAATGAACTTTCACGTTAAGGCTTCATCACATTGGCACAGACATATATAGAGAAAAGTGACAAGCTACACTTCATTTTCTTCTCTTGGCAAAATGAAGTGATATTCCTTCACATAACATATTTTACATTCACCACGTGAGATCCAAACATTTAGTGCAAGTACCTGATTGAATTTCAACAAAGTAGCTTCTAATGTGTAAAAATGAGTGAGAAAAACTAtacgacaacaaaaaaaaagagcaaagtaACAACATCAAAGCCATATTGCCGTGTAACAAAACCTCTCTGTGTTTCCCAAGTGCGTAGCTGTTGCTGTCATCACTGTGCGCTTGCATAAAGTTTAGAAATTCGGGTATGCAGAGGCTCGAAAGATATCGAGACAGTTCGCTGTGATTAGGGCACCGGTCAGCTGCCTCCACTGTCTGGTGGCAGGGTTTTTCATTTTGTCCAGGACCAGGTGCAGATCCTGGATCATGTCCCTGTAGCTGTCTCCGTACCGCTGACTCCAGGAGTACAGGAAGTCATAGGCGGGCTTCCACATTGCCTGAAACAGAATAGGAAATACAGGAATCAATTTGTAGAATAAAACATACATCGTATTTAATGCAGAATTGCCGCAAGATCAGTGTTATCTACTCTATATCAGTGGGAAACCCACTGGTTCTGAAATGTGAAGCCAAAgttgaagtgtcttaaacttgcactctttctaccagccagcagggggcgactcctctggttgcaaaaagaagtctgattgtatagaagtctatgagaaaatgaccctacttctcacttgatctattacctcagtaaacattgtaaacatgagtttatgttctcaatcactagtttcaagtcttcttcaatactgcatgatgttcatttagtaaattatggtcccatttagagtcagatagaccataaagcaggggatgctttagggcatggctaccttgcgATTGACAAgtcggcattgtccggtctgggagttgtccgtgttttcgtcttacaactttaacccttgtCTTCAGTTCAttgaagttaattgtaacattttggtcacctaaaaatgtcttattcagcattcgattgtacttgtgtcacttctggttgcaaaaaacaaagatggtgacggccaaaaaccaagaaggaaacggccaaaatgccgaacttgaggcttctaAACCGCAGTCCACAAAAAAAATGGGTGACATCGCGGTGaatacatccacttcttatatacagtctatgctctaTAAATCCATTGCTTGGTGTGTCAATGTGTACTGTTAAACTGACCGGGGCACCGACTTCTCCGTTCTTCCCTCGGTGCGGCGCCTCATAACCCGCTATCTGAGAGCTGGACAGTTTTCCCATCTTCTCAGCGAGCTCCCGCCATCGAGCTCCCAGCTCCACAGCGGTGGACAAAATGACTGTGTTCTGAATCAGCTGGGCCACAAGATTCATAGAGTCCATCTTCAACAGACCCTGTGGCGATAAACGGAGAGATAAACTGTCACAAAGCCACAGAAAACGCAGGACATCAGAGCATACGGGCTGTAAAATTGCTATAGCATGAGTGGTGGgttgttatttttcttgtaTGTAGTGCACACAAAGATTGAGAtgttaaatacaaatatttaaatatattatttttctcatcttaCCACCATGAGCTCATGCAGAAACTTTTTCCTGCTCTTCTCGGCGTGGCAGTCTTCCTTCAGCTGTTCCAGCACGCAAGCCACTTTATCAGCCGCAGTTTCGGCGTTTCTCCGTGTGATGGTGTCCAGTGTCAGCTTGCTGTACCCGAAAGTATCAGCCAAAGGTCTCCAGCTGGTTATGTGTTCAGTGACCAACGTCTGGATGGCGGAGTACATGTAAGTAAGCTTCTTGAAGGGCAGTGTCATGTTGTCCAAGAGGACCTCTGTGGTCATTTCAATGCCGGTGAAGTCGATCACCTGGTTTCTGCTTATGTGCTTGACGTTCTTGCAGTGAATCAAACCAATCCTGCCTCGAAGGAATCCGATAAACCACTCCTTTACTttggagttgcccactgaccTGACAGTCTCTTTGGATAGGAGAGCCACAGTGTCCCCCTTGAAGTACTCCAGAAGGTAGTCTACACGTGGCTGACGGAGGACTGACTTTAGGGCTACACAATACCACTGCAGGTTCACAGGTCTGTCTATGAATTTGGGGAAATCTGGAACACTTTCCTCAGGAATAGGTGAGGTCCTTGCTACTTCAGTCCGCTTTTCTATCTGCCTCGGCGCTCGCTTTTCTGATCTGATGGGTGCAGCGGGAGGGGAAGGCACCTGGAACTGTGCAAGAGCTGCAGCGTTTGATTCCTTCACTTGTAGATCTAATTTAAAAGGAGTCATTTCTGTGTTACTAACACAAGATAAGGCAACTGGCAGATGCAAAACTGTCCCTATTTTGAGCTGACTTTGCCTCACTTCTTTCAGTTCGTCCTCCGGTTTGATTTTAAACATCGAGCCTGTGAGGCTAACACCGACTTGCAGGTTGTTCAGTTTGTCTGGTTTGAACCCATGTTTCCCCCAAAGCTGCAGCACAAGTGAAGGCACGTTTTTGTTGGCTTTGGAGATGGCTGAAAACGAGAGCCTTGACGGGACTTCCCCATGACCGCAAACCACTATCACGACCTTGAATGATGGGTGGATGTACCTGGGACCATAAACTGCTACTGTGATCTGGCGATCGAGGTAATCCCACACTGACGTAGCAGGAGACTGGATCGCAGAGGCCTCTGCGACTGCAATCACATAAAAATGCATCTTTAGGTCCTGCACCTTCATCTGCATCATGTTCTTGTAAATGTAACAGTCGTTCACTTTAAGGTAAGGTCCCTCTCTTTTGTTGGACACCAGCCCGACCACAGTAGTCATCACCTGACTCAACGCGTCGCTCTTCACCTCTCCAGACAGTTTCAACTCCAGAGAGATGCACTCTTTTATGTTGATGTTGCTGAGGACCACCTCTAGAAGTGGACTCATGGTTGTCACATAGTTGTTATTGAGTCCAGGAGGAGGGTCTAGCAATGCTTTCAGTGTAACTTCCTGGACTTCTCCAGGAGGAACATGGCCTTCTGGGATATGGATGCTAATTTCTGAGTCTGGCAGCTGCACTGACCCTCCAGTGTGGCCGATCTTGCAGATGACCTGAGAGTCGGTGGCCTGTGTCTGAGCCCAGCCTGGACTCTGGCTCATCAGATTTAAGTCCAGACATGAGCGCGTTAGCTGCCTGTGGCTCAGCCAGGCTATCTTGTAGGCCTCTCTGTCATTCTTGAGCCACTCAAAATCTGGGTTCAGCACCGGCCCCGGCGGTCTGAAGCTGTCCTCCCGTTTTGGCTCTTTTCTCTCCAGTTCTTCCAGGATGTCTGAAGCACTTTTCCATCTCCCAGATTTGTTGCcgattttctgtttgttttccaaAAACTTTCCCAAGTTGCCTTCATCTGAAGATGTGCTAATGGCGTCATCGTTATTTGTGTTTAAatctttttcattgttttggtttacaTTTGATGTGTTGGAAATGTGATTATTTGTACTGTTCTGCACGATGTCATCTAAGAAAGGATTTGATCCAGACAGCTTGTTCCAAAAGGGATTTTTTGAGTGAGTTGAACGTGCGACTTCTGGCTGTAAAAGTGGCCACTCGGAGTTCTGTGTCACATATCCACCTGTGAAAATATTAAGCGTTTGGTTAGGACATCTGTTAATTAAGTTTTTCAGATTTAGAGCACAGGCTGCCTCTGTTTCAAAGTGAGAATTTTACCATTCAGGTTGTCAGTGGTCGAAACTTTGTCGTCCAGATCAATCAGTGTCCCCTCAGATTTACTCCGCATGAGACTCCCAACACGACGGAAGGAGCTTGCCCTTCCAGCTGCCATATTTTCATCTGTAAACATAAAAACtatattgttttaatttctaAATAAACCAGCAGCTTTTACTACTATAACACTTTACTTTATTCCTTAAAAGATGCAACCAGGGATCCTGaagtacaacaaaataaatacccAATATACTGATATCCCAAATGAATTAATATAACCAATCTAGGGCTGAAATAATcagtcaattaattaatgagttgACCAACAGAAGAGGGACCAAGTGTGTGCACATCCAGGCAAAGATACTCAGGTGCAAGACAAGAAACTTAACTGCAGGGCACAAAGGAGGTCCGCACACTGTTAGGCTCCAAATGGTTTATTTCTCTTGATCAAAACGTTGCCTTataggtagggctgtcaatgttaacgcaataataatgcgttaatgctaatttgttttaacaccactaatttctttaacacattaacgcaacttgtgatttttaggttgtagcgggctcagttttgaagctaaaatgaagatactggcatcatatgaaactaggctATTCACTCTTTATTCATTCACTGTATGCACTCTGCGCTTTTTATGACTGTATACTTAGCTCTTACTGACCCCTCATTGTTGTTGGAACTATGTACTTCCTTTTAATGAACTGCGTGGTGTTATCTTGTGTAGTTGATGTATAGTGTTGTTACTATGTCTTTGTTGAGTTTTTGTGCATGGTGGCCAACCAGTTTCCCctttggggatcaataaagttcatcctatcctatcctatcttAAAAAAACCtacggaatccattggtaccgacccAGTCTTGACGCGAAGAAGGCATAAAAAAAcgaactaaaactaaacttaggcgaagaaaaactggcatggtcattttcaaaggggtcccttgacctctgacctcaagatatgtgaatgaaaatgggttttctgggtacccacaagtctcctcttaacagacatgcccactatatgataatcacatgcagtttggggcaagtcatagtcaaatcagcacactgacacactgacagctgttgttgccttttgggcttgagtttgtcatgttatgatttgagcatattgtttatgctaaatgcagtacctgtgagggtttctggacaatatgtgtcattgtttccttttggtaattgatttccaataatacatatatacatacatttgcaagaagcaagcatatttgcacactcccatgttgataagagtattaaatacttgacaaatctcacatTTTGAACGGCTAAACAAATttcattaatttgcgattaattgtgattaaatattttaacggactgacagccctatttataagagaaagaaagatacaCCATTTGGAGTTCAACAGTGTGCAGACCTCCTTTGTTCTCTTAGTTTaccaacagaaaattaatcagcaacaatATTTATAATTCATTGAGTCATAAGCATTATTAAAGCAAAGATGCCAACATTTTGACAGGTAACAGTTcctcaaatatgaatatttgcAGGTTTTCTTAGTCTTCTACCGTGgtaaactgaaaatcttttGGACATGTAATTTGAATATGTTATATTGGGGTTCTTAGAtatttttatgtgcatttttcattactttctgtctgacattttacacaagattattcaagaaaataataaccagatatattgttaaaataaagcagtaatctttagttgcagccataaaCATAAAGCAGACATTTTGAAGTGCTGTGTGACACACGACAACAACCAAACACCACACAATGAAAGACATAAAAGTAAAGTTATTGTTCTGTCTCCAGTTTCCTTAAGCACAGTGAGCCTCAGGCTTTTCTGCAGTCTGTTACAGGAGAAAAAATGTTCCAAAGTGTGGAATAAAGCCTCAACTCTTCAGTCTGTCAGTGTTTGTGTAAAAAGGACACTACCCATTCATGACTTGTCACAGTGAGTCAGTCATTAATAATGTGGTTTCTTACACCAGTGCACAAAAACAGGTTGGTCTTGTCAAGCCTATATGACACAGTAGTCGGTTGTCTCTGCGCTTCTTCTACAATGATCAAAGTGCATTGCCACTGTACTACTGACAGTAAATATGTACATTCTGATCTAATAGCAGGCTTATTTACTGTGCACTGTACTGCCATTCCTGTTGTCACCCTATACTCAATATTATATAAACTGATTATAATCTtgtgcatgttttattttttttatttttttttttagatttaatcAGATAAATATTCTCAAACAAATCTGACATTCATTAATAATCTAGACAGAGTGAGAAACACTCACACAGCACAGATTCAGAGACATAAGAGCTCCAACAAGCCCCACTGACATGCAGCCTGTCAGTGTCAGAGTCTACCTGAACAGGTGTGTGTATCTATATATACTCGGTAGTTACACATTAATAAAGACATCCTATATATAGGCCACTTTCTATTGTGGAAGTGCGACATGGAAAGCCCATCATCAAataggagaaaagaaaagaaaagtttgatCTCACCGTGGGTTGTAGTTTTGCTTCGGAGCTGTGGCAGGAAAAGAGGCCGATCCACTAtcatttacactttttttttttctagggcGTATCTGTGATGTCCACCTCCTCACGTTACAGCTCTCTCTTTACTCTGTTTGCTCTCAGGCACCGAGCATTTCGGGACTGAGAGTTTAAACTAATACAGGAACTCTGTGGCGGAGGAGTGGCCTCTCACAGGTTGCGACTACAATACCCAGAATGCACCTCTCTGTTTACGCACGGAATTTACAACACCTGACACTGAGCGATACTTGTGTAGTTTCGACAGGAGCCTGAGTTTAGTGATAAGCATGCTGGGAAGGCtgcaaaaacaagcacacagGTTGTTTCACCCAGTTAGAATGACATTATTAGTGAAATCTATTTACAAGTGAAGTCCACACACCTTTGGGAGCATTTGGCAGGTGCTTCTTGCAGTATATTAACATAACAAAAGGTGTGCCATAACATCATTTCCTCTTCTCCTTACTTGGTCATTCATCTGAAACTTATTCCACTAACAGATATGGTtggattttattgatttttactGTTTGTCATTATCACTGCTGTTTTAGAGTGACTGTTTGGATCAAAGCCAAAATGAACTGTGAGAGGTTAATCTCATCAAGAAGTCATGTTATCTCACTGAACAGGTTATACACATGTACTGTGACGAATGCCTGAATAGATCACTAACCGAGACTGCTGAATCATATTTAATCTTTATAGAAATAAACTATTTCAGCCTGCTTACGGCTTTTGCAGTTGCATgccaaaatgtatgaaaagcaATAACTTCAAATGCCTCATGTGGGAGAAgcttactgtttgtttttacgACTGTTATCTTTGCTGATGAACATCAAGTTTTAAATGTTCTGTCCAGAGCTGTTGTGGTCTTTGGATGCAGGCCCGCGGCGTCCCAAGTTCTCAAGGAATGCAACTAAGCACTCTTGAGTAGATTATGAATTTTCATAACAAATGTAGTCGGTGGACTTTAGCATGACTAATTAACATCCCCCTGATACACAAATGAAAGTATGTTGTAAAATATATGATGTTTATCCTGAGCTGTGCGTGCATGATGTCGGTGTTAACTGCttgaatatgaaataaaattGACAAAATCTGCATCCCACATTCCACCAGTTGCAATGATTTCATTATCAGCACTGACCCAGATAATTTCTTATCAGGTATCTGAAACAGAAGACAGATGTGTGAGCAAACTGTGCTCCCTTGTGGCTGTTTTAAGAATATGGCTGGTGGCATGctctatttttctttctttatttttattttcagcaaaCATATCCCATGAAATACCAAAACCAAACAATGAACTGATCTGATAAGTATTGCCAAAGCATATTCCTCTGTGCCCATAGACTTCAATTGTTCTTCAAAAactactaaaaaaaacataaatgttgcTATTTACTCCGGCTGCTTTAGGAAATTATTGAGCATTTTTAAACAGTAGAGCAgagaagtcagaaagtattgaaaGATGGACTGACACATTGttgttatttgttgttttatttcatgggatttgttgacatcaagaagaagaaacaagaagaaaatattatttttattacggTGTGAAAAGCATAGGGGTAACtaataaaaaacatacttatggctgaattccatttagctgatTCAGTGTCAGGGTCTTGGTGCGGTgcaactctctctcacactgtcGTGTTTAGCCATTGTTAACGTTAGTAACGCCTTTGCTTTATGACAGggcaaaatgtctgctgttgaAAGGGACAGTCGCCAATGGTAATATGTTTATTAATGAGGTGCAGTTAATGAAAATGCTCTATTAAGTGTACATATTTTTCTGTCTATGTTCTGATCCATTGGCCTTGAAAGTAAGAGTAACGTTTAAACTTGTACGTAATGTAAATATGAAAGATCTTGATTCAAACACAGaattgtgtgtttacagtattttacaCAAG is a window of Sebastes umbrosus isolate fSebUmb1 chromosome 11, fSebUmb1.pri, whole genome shotgun sequence DNA encoding:
- the macc1 gene encoding metastasis-associated in colon cancer protein 1, with the translated sequence MIVDRPLFLPQLRSKTTTHDENMAAGRASSFRRVGSLMRSKSEGTLIDLDDKVSTTDNLNGGYVTQNSEWPLLQPEVARSTHSKNPFWNKLSGSNPFLDDIVQNSTNNHISNTSNVNQNNEKDLNTNNDDAISTSSDEGNLGKFLENKQKIGNKSGRWKSASDILEELERKEPKREDSFRPPGPVLNPDFEWLKNDREAYKIAWLSHRQLTRSCLDLNLMSQSPGWAQTQATDSQVICKIGHTGGSVQLPDSEISIHIPEGHVPPGEVQEVTLKALLDPPPGLNNNYVTTMSPLLEVVLSNINIKECISLELKLSGEVKSDALSQVMTTVVGLVSNKREGPYLKVNDCYIYKNMMQMKVQDLKMHFYVIAVAEASAIQSPATSVWDYLDRQITVAVYGPRYIHPSFKVVIVVCGHGEVPSRLSFSAISKANKNVPSLVLQLWGKHGFKPDKLNNLQVGVSLTGSMFKIKPEDELKEVRQSQLKIGTVLHLPVALSCVSNTEMTPFKLDLQVKESNAAALAQFQVPSPPAAPIRSEKRAPRQIEKRTEVARTSPIPEESVPDFPKFIDRPVNLQWYCVALKSVLRQPRVDYLLEYFKGDTVALLSKETVRSVGNSKVKEWFIGFLRGRIGLIHCKNVKHISRNQVIDFTGIEMTTEVLLDNMTLPFKKLTYMYSAIQTLVTEHITSWRPLADTFGYSKLTLDTITRRNAETAADKVACVLEQLKEDCHAEKSRKKFLHELMVGLLKMDSMNLVAQLIQNTVILSTAVELGARWRELAEKMGKLSSSQIAGYEAPHRGKNGEVGAPAMWKPAYDFLYSWSQRYGDSYRDMIQDLHLVLDKMKNPATRQWRQLTGALITANCLDIFRASAYPNF